A window from Primulina eburnea isolate SZY01 chromosome 2, ASM2296580v1, whole genome shotgun sequence encodes these proteins:
- the LOC140816298 gene encoding uncharacterized protein isoform X1 has protein sequence MNTLKPWQVQPLSNIGTRFPSRRLTNYAISTKLCRSAMVRIFSQISPQSVPTVAIPYTELKDQSADLSGKIEQGFGSNGLGTTSDGVMTRSSLNLEIPVSLILWAKYMAS, from the exons ATGAATACGCTGAAGCCTTGGCAAGTGCAACCCCTCTCCAACATTGGAACCCGTTTTCCCTCCCGGCGGCTTACAAATTACGCTATCTCCACCAAATTGTGCCGTTCTGCCATGGTTCGGATATTTTCTCAAATCTCACCTCAATCGGTTCCTACAGTTGCTATTCCCTACACAGAACTAAag GATCAGAGTGCAGATTTATCAGGGAAGATAGAGCAGGGATTTGGGTCTAATGGCCTGG GTACAACGTCGGATGGAGTCATGACAAGGAGCAGCTTGAATCTGGAAATTCCG GTATCCCTCATACTGTGGGCCAAATATATGGCCTCGTGA
- the LOC140816415 gene encoding zinc protease PQQL-like: MEVHIFSEQVNLALDEILQLREKGPSIDDVLIILEIEQRAHENGLQENYYWLERILRSYQSRLYSGDVSGSFEIKYTVLFYLSLEATVSSWYW; encoded by the exons ATGGAAGTTCATATTTTTTCAGA ACAGGTCAATCTTGCCTTGGATGAAATTTTGCAACTTCGAGAAAAGGGACCTTCTATTGATGATGTGTTGATTATCCTCGAAATCGAACAAAGGGCCCATGAAAATGGATTACAG GAGAACTATTATTGGCTGGAGAGGATTCTTCGCAGCTATCAGTCAAGGCTTTATTCTGGTGATGTCAGTGGTTCGTTTGAGATTAAATACACTGTTCTATTTTATCTTTCTTTGGAAGCGACTGTTTCAAGTTGGTATTGGtaa
- the LOC140816298 gene encoding uncharacterized protein isoform X3 has translation MKKILLLNFLEYIVFLNRLANLPDKKKLEVLYNRYNVGWSHDKEQLESGNSGIPHTVGQIYGLVMLCQNLNCVIKWFRSA, from the exons ATGAAGAAAATCTTGCTTCTtaattttcttgaatatattgttTTCCTAAACAGACTAGCAAACCTTccggataaaaaaaaattagaagtccTTTATAACAG GTACAACGTCGGATGGAGTCATGACAAGGAGCAGCTTGAATCTGGAAATTCCG GTATCCCTCATACTGTGGGCCAAATATATGGCCTCGTGATGCTATGCCAGAACTTGAATTGCGT CATCAAATGGTTTCGAAGTGCATGA
- the LOC140816298 gene encoding uncharacterized protein isoform X2, translating into MNTLKPWQVQPLSNIGTRFPSRRLTNYAISTKLCRSAMVRIFSQISPQSVPTVAIPYTELKDQSADLSGKIEQGFGSNGLGTTSDGVMTRSSLNLEIPI; encoded by the exons ATGAATACGCTGAAGCCTTGGCAAGTGCAACCCCTCTCCAACATTGGAACCCGTTTTCCCTCCCGGCGGCTTACAAATTACGCTATCTCCACCAAATTGTGCCGTTCTGCCATGGTTCGGATATTTTCTCAAATCTCACCTCAATCGGTTCCTACAGTTGCTATTCCCTACACAGAACTAAag GATCAGAGTGCAGATTTATCAGGGAAGATAGAGCAGGGATTTGGGTCTAATGGCCTGG GTACAACGTCGGATGGAGTCATGACAAGGAGCAGCTTGAATCTGGAAATTCCG ATATGA
- the LOC140816352 gene encoding uncharacterized protein: protein MTRTTLSPSHIHLLSTLIFLIFALPFDGNAQNSDPNQELNTLLQLKQNWSNPPSLSHWTPSSDHCTWSEITCTNGSVTKLEIKNRTIVGTIPAFICDLSSLTYLNLLLNSFSGYFPDALYSCSNLEYLDLSNNSFFGAIPDDINRLSPRLQYLDLGYNHFSGDIPSAIGSLTSLTTLHLYGNLFNGSLPPDIGDLSNLEELDLSLNGFLPQRIPSSFTQLKKLKNFWMTEANLIGEIPQSIGNMSALEFLDLSDNGLNGSIPDDLFLLDNLTNLFLFKNGLSDSIPRRIECLNMQVLDLSSNKLTGTIPDDFGKLNNLTGLALFFNQLSGEIPPSIGRLPKLMDFKLFSNNLSGELPPDFGRYSMLRKFEVFENHFVGKLPEYLCAKKVLLGVSAYNNNLSGELPQSLGDCNSLKAVGVHKNSLSGEIPDGLWTSLDLSQLTLNENHFTGQLPTKISPQLSLLDLENNQFSGPIPAEISSWENLREFKASNNLLSGVIPQELTGLQFLETLSLDGNGLSGHLPSNMISWKSLTLLNLSGNQLFGEIPESLGFLPLLLDLDLSRNKFSGKIPPEIGRLKLTSLNLSSNQLYGEIPDEFENAAFDRSFLNNTGLCANNPSLGLSQCNSQTKKSKTISSHFVAAFSSIASLALLVAILYAFFLFRSYQKRKDISDSTWKLTSFQRLSFTERNILSSLTDNNLIGSGGSGKVYRVPIRQSGEFVAVKKIWDTTKLDQKLEKEFLAEVKILGSIKHSNIVKLLCCISSEESKLLVYEYMENCSLDRWLHGKKRRYSSSDSVHHVVLDWPKRLHIAIGAAQGLFYMHHSCSPPIIHRDVKSSNILLDSEFNAKIADFGLARTLIKNSEPNTMSAVAGSIGYIAPEYPQTRRVNEKIDVFSFGVILLELVSGREAHSGDETTSLVEWTWRQIQEGKNLADAVDEDIKEAQYMDEIVCVLKLGIICTGSIPSNRPNMRDALQILLRCSQKSPPREKKNINEYDIAPLLHSRKPERSLEHNDSLFASIV from the exons ATGACCAGAACAACCCTATCACCTTCCCATATCCACCTCCTCTCTACTCTCATCTTCCTCATCTTCGCTCTACCCTTCGATGGAAACGCGCAAAATTCTGATCCCAATCAAGAACTTAACACATTGCTTCAACTGAAACAAAACTGGTCCAATCCCCCTTCCCTTAGTCACTGGACACCCTCATCGGACCACTGCACCTGGTCTGAAATCACTTGCACCAATGGCTCCGTCACGAAACTAGAGATCAAGAATCGAACTATCGTCGGGACAATCCCTGCATTCATATGCGACCTTAGTAGCCTCACGTATCTTAATCTTCTACTCAACTCTTTCTCTGGCTATTTCCCTGATGCTCTTTACAGTTGTTCCAATCTTGAGTATTTAGACCTCTCTAATAACTCATTCTTTGGAGCGATACCTGATGATATTAACCGGCTCTCGCCTCGGCTCCAGTACTTAGACTTGGGATACAACCATTTCAGTGGCGATATCCCTTCAGCCATTGGGAGCCTCACAAGTCTTACAACTCTTCATCTCTATGGAAACTTGTTTAATGGTTCTTTGCCACCAGATATTGGCGACCTGTCGAATCTTGAAGAGCTTGACTTGAGTCTTAATGGGTTTTTACCACAAAGAATCCCGTCAAGTTTCACTCAGTTGAAGAAACTGAAGAATTTCTGGATGACCGAAGCAAACTTGATCGGAGAAATCCCTCAAAGTATTGGGAACATGTCAGCTCTGGAGTTTCTTGACTTATCTGATAATGGCTTGAATGGTAGCATACCAGATGATCTCTTTCTTCTCGACAACTTAACAAATTTGTTTCTTTTCAAAAATGGATTGTCTGATTCCATTCCCCGGAGGATTGAATGTTTGAACATGCAGGTTCTTGATCTTTCAAGCAATAAATTGACAGGGACAATACCGGATGATTTTGGAAAGTTAAATAACCTTACTGGTTTGGCTTTGTTTTTCAATCAATTATCTGGTGAAATACCCCCAAGTATTGGTAGATTGCCCAAGCTTATGGATTTCAAGCTGTTCAGCAATAATCTATCAGGCGAATTGCCTCCAGATTTTGGCCGATACTCGATGCTCAGAAAATTTGAAGTATTTGAAAACCACTTTGTCGGTAAATTGCCCGAATATCTGTGTGCTAAGAAGGTACTTTTAGGGGTGTCTGCCTATAATAATAACTTGTCCGGTGAATTAcctcagtctctgggtgattgCAATAGTTTGAAAGCTGTTGGCGTTCATAAAAACAGTCTTTCAGGTGAAATCCCAGATGGGCTATGGACATCATTAGATTTGTCACAGTTGACGCTAAATGAAAACCATTTCACTGGTCAGCTCCCGACTAAAATCAGCCCTCAATTATCGTTGCTCGATCTGGAGAACAATCAGTTTTCCGGTCCAATTCCAGCTGAAATATCTTCATGGGAGAATTTGAGGGAGTTTAAAGCAAGTAACAACTTGTTGAGTGGTGTGATTCCTCAAGAATTGACTGGTCTTCAGTTTCTCGAGACTCTTTCGTTGGATGGAAATGGGCTTTCTGGCCATCTCCCATCAAATATGATCTCTTGGAAGTCTCTGACACTCCTGAATCTCAGCGGAAACCAGCTCTTTGGTGAAATCCCTGAATCACTTGGTTTTTTGCCACTATTATTGGACTTGGACTTGTCAAGAAACAAATTTTCGGGGAAAATCCCACCTGAAATTGGACGTTTGAAGTTAACTTCACTCAACCTCTCATCCAATCAGCTCTATGGAGAAATTCCAGACGAGTTTGAAAATGCAGCTTTTGACAGGAGTTTCTTGAACAATACCGGACTTTGCGCAAATAACCCTTCACTAGGTCTCAGCCAATGTAATAGTCAGACCAAAAAGTCGAAAACAATTTCATCTCATTTTGTTGCTGCATTCTCAAGTATAGCCTCACTTGCACTCCTCGTGGCTATCTTGTACGCTTTCTTTTTGTTCAGAAGTtatcaaaagagaaaggataTATCAGATTCGACTTGGAAACTCACCTCATTCCAGAGGTTAAGCTTCACAGAAAGAAACATATTATCTAGCTTGACAGATAACAATCTAATTGGAAGTGGAGGGTCTGGGAAAGTCTATCGTGTTCCCATTCGTCAATCAGGTGAGTTTGTTGCGGTTAAGAAGATATGGGATACAACGAAGTTGGATCAGAAACTCGAAAAAGAATTCTTAGCAGAAGTTAAGATACTTGGCTCGATTAAACACTCCAACATAGTGAAGCTACTCTGCTGCATCTCGAGTGAGGAATCAAAACTTCTCGTTTATGAGTACATGGAAAATTGTAGCCTGGATAGATGGCTCCATGGAAAAAAGAGACGTTATTCTTCCTCAGATTCAGTTCATCATGTGGTATTGGACTGGCCTAAGAGGCTACATATTGCCATTGGAGCTGCTCAAGGTCTATTCTACATGCACCACTCATGTTCACCGCCTATCATCCATCGAGATGTGAAATCAAGTAACATCTTACTAGATTCAGAATTCAATGCAAAGATTGCAGATTTTGGTCTAGCAAGAACGTTGATAAAGAATTCTGAGCCGAACACCATGTCAGCTGTAGCTGGCTCCATTGGATATATCGCTCCAG AGTACCCTCAAACGAGAAGAGTGAACGAAAAGATCGACGTATTCAGCTTTGGAGTCATCCTACTTGAACTGGTATCAGGGAGGGAAGCTCACAGTGGAGATGAGACCACGTCTCTAGTTGAATGGACTTGGCGGCAGATTCAAGAAGGTAAAAATTTAGCCGATGCAGTGGATGAGGATATAAAGGAGGCTCAATACATGGATGAAATCGTCTGTGTGCTTAAACTGGGGATTATCTGTACTGGTAGTATTCCCTCGAACAGGCCAAATATGAGGGATGCTCTCCAAATATTGCTCCGGTGTAGCCAAAAGAGTCCACCCAGAGAGAAGAAAAACATAAATGAATATGATATTGCTCCACTTCTCCACAGCAGAAAGCCAGAGAGGTCACTCGAGCACAATGACTCTTTGTTTGCATCGATAGTTTGA
- the LOC140816360 gene encoding calmodulin-binding receptor-like cytoplasmic kinase 3 isoform X2, which produces MCVYPFSCPAISSHLYSDGKLVDRYVFCDALEDDYTRHCFFTRNIGKLYCDLDFAVEKLHSHVGRKFLKTVVREESGGHDNNKTSQHGKDNHTEISLLNPKMLAMAVPVFFVLSCALVCPCFQARKRETGHTVLSKEPNSIDSVSSLERNPMFEKFPGSPLRVPPSPLRVPPSPSRFSMSPKLNRLGSVHLNMSQVARATNNFSRSLRIGEGGFGTVYKAKLPNGQVVAIKRARKVEALQSEFRSEIELLAKIDHRNLVKLLGYVEKGNERLIITEYVPNGTLREHLDGLKGGKILDFNQRLEILIDVAHGLTYLHLYSEKQIIHRDVKSSNILLTESVRAKVADFGFAKLGEDLDKSHVSTKVKGTVGYLDPEYMRTNQLTTKSDVYSFGILLLEILTGRRPVDLKRPPEERVMIRWAFKKYNEGKFTDLLDPLMNETVDDEILAKMFSLAIDCAAPTRADRPDMKIVGEQLWGIRMDYLRNERR; this is translated from the exons ATGTGTGTGTATCCTTTCTCTTGTCCAGCTATCAGCAGCCACCTTTACTCAG ATGGGAAATTGGTGGACAGATACGTATTCTGTGATGCTTTGGAAGACGATTATACGAGACATTGCTTCTTTACAAGAAATATTGGAAAACTCTATTGTGATTTGGATTTTGCAGTAG AAAAGTTGCATTCGCACGTGGGAAGgaaatttttaaaaactgtGGTTAGAGAAGAAAGTGGTGGACATGATAACAATAAAACATCTCAGCATGGTAAAGATAATCACACTGAAATTTCTCTATTGAATCCCAAAATGCTAGCCATGGCAGTCCCTGTTTTCTTTGTTTTAAGTTGTGCCTTAGTTTGCCCATGCTTCCAAGCAAGGAAAAGGGAAACCGGACACACCGTGCTCTCAAAGGAGCCTAATTCAA TTGATTCAGTTTCGTCTTTAGAAAGGAATCCCATGTTTGAAAAGTTTCCAGGAAGTCCACTGAGAGTACCGCCCAGTCCATTGAGAGTGCCGCCCAGTCCTTCGAGATTTTCCATGTCACCAAAACTTAATAGGCTTGGATCTGTCCATCTAAATATGAGCCAAGTTGCCAGGGCAACAAATAATTTCTCACGATCTTTGAGGATAGGTGAAGGAGGGTTTGGAACGGTCTACAAGGCCAAGCTACCAAATGGCCAGGTTGTTGCCATCAAACGAGCAAGAAAG GTTGAAGCTCTGCAGAGTGAGTTTAGGAGTGAAATTGAGCTTTTGGCAAAAATTGATCACCGAAATCTAGTCAAGCTACTTGGCTATGTTGAAAAAGGGAATGAACGATTGATTATCACAGAATATGTGCCGAATGGTACACTTAGAGAACATCTTGATG GTCTTAAAGGAGGGAAGATATTGGATTTTAATCAGCGGCTTGAAATTTTGATTGATGTTGCTCACGGCCTGACCTATCTCCATTTGTATTCAG AGAAGCAAATTATCCACAGAGATGTCAAGTCCTCAAATATTCTGTTGACTGAGAGTGTGAGAGCCAAGGTTGCAGATTTTGGATTTGCCAAGCTGGGAGAAGACTTGGACAAATCGCATGTATCAACCAAAGTAAAAGGAACTGTTGGTTACCTTGATCCTGAGTATATGAGAACAAATCAACTCACAACCAAAAGCGATGTTTACTCATTTGGGATATTGTTATTAGAAATTTTAACTGGTCGTCGACCTGTGGACTTGAAGAGACCACCTGAAGAGAGGGTGATGATTAGATGG GCTTTCAAGAAATACAACGAAGGAAAATTTACGGATTTGTTAGACCCTTTGATGAACGAAACTGTTGATGATGAAATACTGGCGAAAATGTTCAGCTTGGCCATTGATTGTGCAGCGCCCACACGAGCTGATCGTCCGGATATGAAAATAGTCGGGGAGCAGCTGTGGGGAATTAGGATGGACTACTTGAGAAATGAAAGGAGATAG
- the LOC140816360 gene encoding calmodulin-binding receptor-like cytoplasmic kinase 3 isoform X1 yields the protein MESLGNSSLKIAFTFLSLLVLVKSPIISASEFSKQRKSWGKFDVRYSGDFGHELFFVDGKLVDRYVFCDALEDDYTRHCFFTRNIGKLYCDLDFAVEKLHSHVGRKFLKTVVREESGGHDNNKTSQHGKDNHTEISLLNPKMLAMAVPVFFVLSCALVCPCFQARKRETGHTVLSKEPNSIDSVSSLERNPMFEKFPGSPLRVPPSPLRVPPSPSRFSMSPKLNRLGSVHLNMSQVARATNNFSRSLRIGEGGFGTVYKAKLPNGQVVAIKRARKVEALQSEFRSEIELLAKIDHRNLVKLLGYVEKGNERLIITEYVPNGTLREHLDGLKGGKILDFNQRLEILIDVAHGLTYLHLYSEKQIIHRDVKSSNILLTESVRAKVADFGFAKLGEDLDKSHVSTKVKGTVGYLDPEYMRTNQLTTKSDVYSFGILLLEILTGRRPVDLKRPPEERVMIRWAFKKYNEGKFTDLLDPLMNETVDDEILAKMFSLAIDCAAPTRADRPDMKIVGEQLWGIRMDYLRNERR from the exons ATGGAATCTTTAGGCAACTCTTCGCTGAAAATTGCGTTTACTTTTTTAAGTCTACTTGTGCTGGTAAAATCCCCCATAATATCTGCTTCGGAGTTTTCGAAGCAGCGGAAGTCATGGGGAAAATTCGATGTTAGGTACTCAGGTGATTTTGGCCATGAATTGTTTTTTGTAGATGGGAAATTGGTGGACAGATACGTATTCTGTGATGCTTTGGAAGACGATTATACGAGACATTGCTTCTTTACAAGAAATATTGGAAAACTCTATTGTGATTTGGATTTTGCAGTAG AAAAGTTGCATTCGCACGTGGGAAGgaaatttttaaaaactgtGGTTAGAGAAGAAAGTGGTGGACATGATAACAATAAAACATCTCAGCATGGTAAAGATAATCACACTGAAATTTCTCTATTGAATCCCAAAATGCTAGCCATGGCAGTCCCTGTTTTCTTTGTTTTAAGTTGTGCCTTAGTTTGCCCATGCTTCCAAGCAAGGAAAAGGGAAACCGGACACACCGTGCTCTCAAAGGAGCCTAATTCAA TTGATTCAGTTTCGTCTTTAGAAAGGAATCCCATGTTTGAAAAGTTTCCAGGAAGTCCACTGAGAGTACCGCCCAGTCCATTGAGAGTGCCGCCCAGTCCTTCGAGATTTTCCATGTCACCAAAACTTAATAGGCTTGGATCTGTCCATCTAAATATGAGCCAAGTTGCCAGGGCAACAAATAATTTCTCACGATCTTTGAGGATAGGTGAAGGAGGGTTTGGAACGGTCTACAAGGCCAAGCTACCAAATGGCCAGGTTGTTGCCATCAAACGAGCAAGAAAG GTTGAAGCTCTGCAGAGTGAGTTTAGGAGTGAAATTGAGCTTTTGGCAAAAATTGATCACCGAAATCTAGTCAAGCTACTTGGCTATGTTGAAAAAGGGAATGAACGATTGATTATCACAGAATATGTGCCGAATGGTACACTTAGAGAACATCTTGATG GTCTTAAAGGAGGGAAGATATTGGATTTTAATCAGCGGCTTGAAATTTTGATTGATGTTGCTCACGGCCTGACCTATCTCCATTTGTATTCAG AGAAGCAAATTATCCACAGAGATGTCAAGTCCTCAAATATTCTGTTGACTGAGAGTGTGAGAGCCAAGGTTGCAGATTTTGGATTTGCCAAGCTGGGAGAAGACTTGGACAAATCGCATGTATCAACCAAAGTAAAAGGAACTGTTGGTTACCTTGATCCTGAGTATATGAGAACAAATCAACTCACAACCAAAAGCGATGTTTACTCATTTGGGATATTGTTATTAGAAATTTTAACTGGTCGTCGACCTGTGGACTTGAAGAGACCACCTGAAGAGAGGGTGATGATTAGATGG GCTTTCAAGAAATACAACGAAGGAAAATTTACGGATTTGTTAGACCCTTTGATGAACGAAACTGTTGATGATGAAATACTGGCGAAAATGTTCAGCTTGGCCATTGATTGTGCAGCGCCCACACGAGCTGATCGTCCGGATATGAAAATAGTCGGGGAGCAGCTGTGGGGAATTAGGATGGACTACTTGAGAAATGAAAGGAGATAG